CTCAGGCAAGAGTCGTCTTTCTTTATTGGAGCCGTAAGAGAGCAGTTTTTAGCCGGCAGCGCTTTGGGAGAACAGAACCACGCCCCCCCTATTAGTAAAGCAGGCAGACAACCCAACCCGGCATTAACTACCTAGCCCAATGTTTGTTGACGTGCCCAATCTTAAGCCCCAACCTACAGATACCCTACCTGAGCTGATAGAGCTACCCTAGCTGACCTACCTTCTACAGCGACAGAAGCGGAAAGAGTCAGTTCACAACGACGCTACGAGTCCGAAGGCATTGCTACCGCCTCACACTCTGAGCGTCTTGCAGCGAACACGCTGCTTATGTTCAGTTTGTGACTAGAGGCGATGGTGAGGGCAGAGATGTTTCTCACCATTAACCTCGAGCCTTGGCACAGTACAGAGATCGAATCTCTACGGCTGAGTCATGGTTGTCCGTCTTTGCTACTAAGACGCCCCTCCCTCTGCTTTCGAAAGATTGCGGAATAGGATGAGTTGTTCGATTTTCCCGAGGCGTCACGGCCGCGCTTATGGCCTAAATTACTTTTGGTTTCCAATTTTCATTtgtaatatgaaaaaaaaagcttttttttcatattattgAGAGGCTCGGGTTGCGAACATGGCGTGCGGACTTAGAAGTCCTGCACCGCATGGTTGGGCTCTTTAACAAGGTCCAATTATGCCTCTTTAGTAGGCTTACGAAGGAACGCTGTATAGCGATTTACTTGTTTTCTCGATGGGTCTATGAGTTTAGACGTAGGGCTGGGTGGAAGGGTACCTTTCTTCTCTGTGTTTCGCCCATTCGAGTCGAGTGTTCTTTGACGATGGCATCATAGGCACAAACCAGGCCCTCGGTCCGCCCTTTACTCTAATAGGGGCTGCTTCGAATGATCGGGTTTCAACGGCTTCCCTAGCTGTGCTGATCTATCTGGCAGTTCACTACGCACCGAATGATTCTTTgctatttcctctctctctcctctcggtCTGCCTGAAAAGAGTTCCCCGTAAGAGGGACAGTCAGAACAAGATGATGATTTGCGGTTTCATCAGACAGGATAGGATCAAAGATTTCGAAATTCGCCGATCATAGGTCAGAGCAGGTCAAGCAAGGGTTGGTCGAGCTGACTTTCGTTTCCTCTATCCAACGGGAGGAGGAGAAGCTGTACATATCCAGTCCTTATAGGCTGGATTTTGAACTAATGTCTTTGTAGTAGTATCTTCTTTTCTAGTCGATACTTCGGACATTAAAACCAAACCGCTTCAATCATCTGCGGTGGACTCGGAATGCTCCCATCAAGATACCCGAGCTGTCGTTGACTCCGAATGATGGGCAAGACTTGCCGCCCGAAAAAAGTGGCTCCCCTTGACAGTGAGTGACCGTTTGCGAAAAGTTCAGAGAGGCCATGACTTATTGCGCAGATAGCATAGAACAGAACGCAGAAAACGCAGGTGCGGAAAGACGCAATTTGAAAATGAAGCGAAATCCGAGCTTTCCGCTTTGATTCAGGGGGAGAAGTCCCTTTCTTACCCGTATGCTTCACACATGAAGTCTGTCTTCTCCCTTACGTGATAGGGCTCTAAAGCCAAGTGCTTGCTTCAGTTACTGCCCAACGAGTTCGGAAATAGAGTTTTTTGCCCCATAAAAAAGGGCGAGTCCAGTGGCAATGAGGAAAGGAAGCACAGCTACGGAAGCTGGTCAGCCTAAGACCGTAAAGGCCCAGTTCCAGTATTGGAGGAAGCATGGCATAGAAAGCGGGGCATGCCATGGGTTGTAGGGAAGAGGTAACACGTGTACATGAAAGCAAGCGAGAGCAAAGCGTAGGGATGGAGCAGGGAGGATAGTAGTCACTTGGGAAACAAGCACAGAGAGAGCAAAACGAGTTAGGGTTGGTTTGGCCAGTAGAAGCACGGGGAACATATGCACCAGCACGGCATCTAGGTGAGCAGCATATTTGAAGCTGCATCTTTGACGGTTTAGGTAACTACCCCAGAAATCCGAAGTAGCGCATGTGAACTGAAAGTCCATACCTTCGGTCTATCACCGCGGAGTGCCGGACCTGCCTTCCCGGAAAGCACTCGCATACAGATTCTAGGCACTTATCGTGGAGTTACGCTCGGGAGTGATTGAAGTGTGTTTGTGAACAGTCAGTGGGCGTACTCACAAGTCAGTAGGCTTTGTTCATTTCATGATCATATAATATATAGTGGCATATGATTAAAAGAGGATTTCCACTCGCGAGAAAGCATTCGAAATCGTTGAGTTCATTCTCATATAGCGAGAAACTCTTACAATTTCGAAAAATAGCTCAGTAAATGAAATGAATGGTCAATTCCATTTCCTCCGCCTGGTCGAAAAAGCCTAAAGTGAACGGGCCCACTTCCCACTCTCCCTACCCTGTTCCATTGCTGAAACAGGGCCTtgccttatctcttttttttaatagttgACCATAAAGCGCGAACCTAAATTCATAATATACGAAATAAACTAAATCGAAATGACAAACAATCAGTCGGATCTTCAATGCAACAATCGAGTGTCTAATCTTATGGAGCGAGTAGTATCACGAGTATCTATTTTATGGGAAGGGGCTGCTCTTGGAAGATATTTTTTACAGGAGGAAGAAGTTCATTCACTTGACGACATACGATTCAGTTCATCTCTCGCTTGACGGATAGAACTAACCCGCTTCGCTCCCAGATCGCTTCGTGAGCTTGTCTCTGTGACTAGATTGATGAATCTTTTAAGAGATTATGAACAAGCTTCTGGCCAAGCTGTGAACAAGCTGAAAAgctgttttgtttcttcttctaaaacctCGGTTAGCAGACTGAATCTCCTCAGCTCTTGGACTGGTTTTTCTCAGAAGACTCTTCCTCTCAAGTATCTTGGGGCTCCTCTCTACAAGGGCCGCTGCACTATTAGCATGTTCCAAGACTTAGTTGATGCCATCAGAGGTAAATTGGAAGGATGGGCTGCCAATCTTCTGTCTTTTGGTGGTAAATTTTGTTTGATCAAAAGTGTTTTGTCTTCCATGCCTCTTCACATTTTATCAGCGCTTAATCCCCCTAAAGCTGTGCTTAATGCTTTACATAGAGCCTTTGCCAATTTCCTATGGAGCTCACAGGGGGACTCGAGGCATAATTGGGTGGGTTGGAATTATAAAACCCTTCCTGTTAGTGAAGGTGGTTTGGGGGTGAGAGATCTTACTCAAACAATGCATGCCCTCCATAGCAAGTTTGCTTGGAAATTGATTAATCATAGCTCTCTTTGGGCTGATTTCATGCACCAAAAGTATGGCCATCCTACCCTAGTTCTTCAACAAGGCATTCCTTCTCAAGCTTCGCACTTCTGTAAAGCGTTCATGTCTCATTTGCCTACTGTTCTGGAGAATTGCAAATGGCTTGTGGGCAAGGGAAATATGCGTTTCTGGTTAGATCCTTGGTTAGACCGTCCTATGGAAGTTTATAATCCTCCTCGCATCAATATTTCAGTTAATGAAGCTTTAAACAACAATGTGTTTCTGGATTCAATTGCAGGTTTGTTAGCTCCTGATGTATTTCATCAAATTCTGCAAGCGAGGCATTTTCTTAATCCTTCTGTCCCAGATAAACTTATTTGGAAACCGTCCTCTGCGGGTGTTTTTTCTACGGCTAGTGCTTGGGATCTTCTTCGGACTAAATCTCCTTAAGTTCCATGGTACAAGCTGATTTGGAATAAATGGATTCCAACCAAGATGGGTGCTTtcatttggaaaattttgcaCAATGGAGTAGCTGTGGATACCAATGTTCAAAAGCTTGGCATTCGGTTAGCTTCTAAGTGTGTTTGTTGTATTAACTCAAAGCaagaatctctctctcatctgttTTGTCACAGCTATCTTGCTTCGTCCTTGTGGGATTATTTCAGTCCTCTCCTCAACATTAACACCGAGTCAGACTCCATCTCTCAAAAGCTTCAGACATGGTTCTCTGGTTCGTCTTTCCAAACTCAGTTGGGTGCTACTCGTATCTTTACGGCATGTGCTATAATCTGGGAAACTTGGCTGCATCGTAATGCTattatcttctccaatgaaACTCTTAATGCTGCTAAAGTTCGTTTTCAAGTTTGGCAATGGGTGGTCCAGCTGTATGCGTTGTTCACCCCTAAACGATCCTTAAGTTTTCATGACAGAATCATCCTTAATGCCATGGCTATTCCTCTCTCTAAAGTCCCTTGTCCGAAAGGATTATGGATTAAATGGCAGCCTCCAGATGGTCCTTTTCTCAAGCTTAATACGGATGGATCCTCCACAAATAACATAGCTGCAGGTGGTGGAGTAGTTAGGGATTGCTCAGGCTCATTGCATGTTGCTTTCTCTTGCAATTTCGGCACTGGTACAAGCTTAATGGCTGAAGCTTTGGCTGTTAAAGAAGGTCTGCGTCTTTGTCAGAACCAcaacatctccatctccattctTGAATGCGATTCTCTTCTTCTGGTTCATGCATTAACAGGCATCATAAGCCCTCCTTGGAACATCTCTTACATTATCCGGGATTGCCTTTCTCTTATGCCTCCTAATCTGCGCATTCTTCACACATTTAGACAGGGAAACTCTCTAGCTGATCAACTTGCCAAAGAAGGTCATGATATTGAGGACTCCACCACATTTTGGAATAGTTCTGCTCTCTCTCACCTGTGTAAGATGAAGCTGCAGGGAGATATATTAGGCTTCTACAACTTTAGACCGCCTTGAttgtcttgtttggtttagtcTCATGCCTGAATGTTTTCAGGGTTTTAGCTTTTGTTTCAGGGTTCCAGTCCTTGTAGGCTTTTGCCTTTTCTTATGGGGTACGGCTTTTACGTCCCCCCCTGggttgtatatttttttttcctttgattgTAATAAAACTTTAAGGGTGCCTGGGCCCTGGAGCCTTATCTCTACTCATTTGAGTGTGTGAAGCAGGTTGGAAGGATGGGAGAGAACAATGGTACTAGGGTTTCTCCCAACGGTGAACCAGAAATCGCTGAGATCGAGCCATCCAAAGAGGTTGAACAGATCAACGATCCCTCTCATCCTATTGATCAGGATGGAATGGGGGAACAAAGCCCCGTCGTAGCTTCAGACTCTGCTCCAGTGGACAGGGGTAAGCCGTTAATACCCCGGTCGTTCTTAGAGGGTTgtgagacggagaagaagaaggaggtcAAGAGTAAACAACCATCCTTCGCTGCAAAAACGCAACCTGCTGTGGACTTTGTGGACGTCTCAAAGCTTCCAGACCCAAGTTTGGAGGGGGAGAGACCACACATCAAGATACCGCAGGACGCCTACCTTCGAGGGCTTGACTACTGCAAGCATAGCTTAATCGGTCGCCTTAATCTTTCTAAGATCCCTATTAGAGGGTAAGGGAGATGGCTAAGCTGCTGTGGAAACCAACAAATTATCAACCCCTCTCACAGTCATCAATCCTGCAacactcaagcattcagatAACAACAAACACTTACCGTCCAAGCATCAAAAGAGTAGCCTGGGGATTGGTCCCTGGTGATACAGTGAATATCGAACCAAAAACAACTCGGAGAGCATCAATCCCAATAACCCTGAAATTGCGATCAACTACCTTGCCCACAAGGCATCCACCATGGTAGTGCCATATAGTACTCACTGTGCGACGGCAAAACTCTCCCATCAGCCGATCATTTGATTGATCAACGGGCAATGCAGGCCCCACGTATCTGAAATCTCGGCCCCCAAACCATTCCCTTCATTTGAAATCCTCCATGGAACGGCTCCTCAGTACATCACCGATCTTGCGGGTGCCATTCACACACCGCTCCACATCACCCGGATTACTAAAAGAGTTGAACCGGACAATTGGGTTAACCCTGACATCCGTAGATGCCAACCGGAGTGAACCTGCAGAGAGTGGCCCAGTAATCTTCTCCATCAGGGTGGCCACAGTGAGATACAGTGGTGAAGCTGGGTTCCGAATGAAAACAGAGCGAGCAGGGGAGGCAAAAGGTATTACATTGGAAGCTGCTTCAAGGTAAGCCCCTGAATTGGTTATGCCCACGACTTGTATCAGAGAGTGCTCCAATGGCATTGGGGGCACAATTGAGATGCCATTTCGGGGGTTATCATAGAGGAACTGTCCGACATAAGGCAAGTGATGAGCCACAGGAATTCCCCACGATGAGAGGTACGGCCTCGGTCCAATGCCACTCAGAAGCAGAAGCTGTGGGCTTCCGAGAGCCCCAGCACAGAGCATCACCTCTCCCTTTTCACGCACCGGAACCCGATAATACTCAGATAGCGTTGCTGCCAACGGGCAGCCGGCGGTGCCGCCTCCGACGATGATGTAGTCGTAGTAGTCCTCTGATGGGAAATCTGTGGCGTTgaacacaaaacaaaaataactcgGACCTGTAAACAGAAGAAAGATTTATCAAAACCAGGGAAAGGGTTTCCAGAAATACATAAtaaacacaagaagaagagaa
The Telopea speciosissima isolate NSW1024214 ecotype Mountain lineage unplaced genomic scaffold, Tspe_v1 Tspe_v1.0012, whole genome shotgun sequence genome window above contains:
- the LOC122647126 gene encoding (R)-mandelonitrile lyase-like, with protein sequence MAKPTCLCSQSLVFLMIFTLISLARAQSQQSPSYFCFVFNATDFPSEDYYDYIIVGGGTAGCPLAATLSEYYRVPVREKGEVMLCAGALGSPQLLLLSGIGPRPYLSSWGIPVAHHLPYVGQFLYDNPRNGISIVPPMPLEHSLIQVVGITNSGAYLEAASNVIPFASPARSVFIRNPASPLYLTVATLMEKITGPLSAGSLRLASTDVRVNPIVRFNSFSNPGDVERCVNGTRKIGDVLRSRSMEDFK